From Malus sylvestris chromosome 1, drMalSylv7.2, whole genome shotgun sequence:
GGCATGTAGAATTCACGAATGCATAGCTGTATTTCTCTATGACTGAAATTTACAGTTATTTTTGGACCAAATGATTCCTCATTAACGTTTTATCTGCTCCACTAAAGGAAGCACATCATTTTCTGTCTTCTCTATTTACAACCACTATTCTGAGATGATTTTCATTTGCCCCAACTGCAGGAGGAAGCAAGATTGGTTGGTCACCTCCGCAACCATAGATTGGTCAATTTGCTTGGTTGTTGTTGCGAAGGTGATGAAAGGTTGCTTGTGGCGGAATATATGCCCAATGAAACACTTGCAAAGCATCTTTTTCATTGTAAGGCTTGCTCCTTATACTAGGTTTTTGGTTAATGAACTATGTTGTACTCATTTTTATGGTTGGATATCGGATCCATTTGGTCTTGCAATTGCCCTGCTTAATAGTTTCATTTTGGGTTTTCATTCGAAAAGGATATTAAGCGTCACATTTATTTTAGAAATGAGGGTCACATATTATATTAGAACTTCAAACTATAAATGTCTCTTTTCTGGTACAATTTATCACTTCTTCACCCTGAATTCCATCGCCAAATTTTACTTAAGAGATGTTGGTGTGGGTATCTACATTGAGACAACGGTTGAGGGTTATTACTCCCTCCCCCTTTTGGGTGTTAGAAACTTTTGTTAATACTGACTTTCGTTTATAGCACAGGTTCATGTTTGACAACTGAGTGGTCTTGTTTCAGTTTTGCCATCTTCTCGAATTTCGCTAATGTTTCCGCTGATGAGTACTGTGCTATTGTTTAGTGGAAAATAACTTTACTACCTTGTTGAATCATCAGGGGATGCACAGCCTATGAAATGGGTAATGCGATTAAGGGTTGTGTTACATCTTGCACAGGCTCTAGAATACTGCACAAGTAAAGGGCGTGCGATTTATCACGACCTTAATGCTTACAGAATTTTATTCGATGAGGTAACTATATTTTGACTCCATCTGTTTGGTATCCTTTCCTAAGTATATTCTAATTGTATTCgtttaatttattcattataattTTTCAGGATGGCAATCCTAGAGTATCCACCTTCGGACTGATGAAAAATAGTAGGGATGGGAAGAGTTATAGTACAAATCTGGCATTTACTCCACCTGAATATATTAGGAATGGTAGGTAGatcatggaaaaaaaaaaagcggcGTTTTTGCTCCAAAGGACTCATTCAAGTTTATGATTTACTTGACAAGCATCCCTTAAGTATGTAGTTCAGCAATTATTATACACTGCACATCCCTTGTCTTGCAGGGAGAGTAACACCAGAAAGTGCAATATATAGCTTTGGGACTCTCTTGATTGATCTTCTCAGCGGAAAGCATATCCCCCCTAGCCATGTAAGTGATTGTTCCAGTGGTGAACGgaacaaaaatgaagaaaaaaccaTATAAATTAGGGAAACTCTTGTAAAGATCTAATGATTACTCTTTTACCTAAGATAAAATATAGTTTACTTTCAATTGTTTAAGTGATTGTTCGAGTGGTGAACAggtgaaaaataaagaaaaaaccattTGTAGGAAAAGTTAAATTAGGGAAACTCTTGTAAAGATCTAATGGTTACTCTTTTACCTACAATAAAATATTGTTTACTTTCAATTGTTATGAAATCTGCGTGAGAATTTATCCTTCTTAGGATATGTAAACACAAAGTAAGCAAATGTATTCATCTGGTGGTTGATCATTATGTGCCAGGCCCTAGACCTGATTCGGGACAGAAATCTTCAGATGCTGACAGATTCTTGCTTGGAAGTACAGCTTTCTAATGATGATGGTACTGAGTTGGCACGCTTGGCTTCACGATGTTTACAATCTGAACCCCGAGAGCGACCAAATCCAAAGTCATTAGTTGCTTCTTTGACTCCTCTTCAGAAAGAAGATGAGGTTAGTTCTTTCTCCTCTGTTTCTCTAATTAAGCATTCTATTCCCAACTTTACCAGGGGAGCATAGTTTGACTGTTTAAAATCATCACACAATTGTTTTTAGATCTATATCTTGGGCCAGTCTTGTAAGCAATATATTCATATGTTGTCTTCTTTTCACCGAACTCAATCTGAGCTAATTGTGTAAGCTCGTATCTACTGATTCCTTATTTGTTAATACTGAACCTTGTACCAATcggaaatatttgaaaaattgggAAAGGGATATGACTCTAATTTGTTATTAGTGAGGACTTGAGAGAGTTACACTTTTGTTTAGTGCCTTTCATGGTGAATGATACTCTATAAAATATCAATCTCTTATGCCCCGAAATTGAGGGTAGTTAATTACAAGGGTTTTCAGTGATACCGTACTTGTTGGGTGCCAATTAGAAGCACTCAGATCTGCACCATCGTAGTAGTTTAATCATTTATAGATGCTTAACATGATGCTGGTAGCTGTATCCTGAACTTCCTTTATTCTTTTTGCTCACCTCTGCAGGTTCCTTCTTCTGTTTTGATGGGTATCCCACACGGTACCTCCGGGTCTTCTCTTTCACCGCTTGGCGAAGCCTGCACAAGAAGGGATTTGACTGCTATACATGAGATCCTAGAGAGTATCGGCTATAAAGATGATGGAATGACAAATGAGGTTCTATATTCGCTTAATTAATGGAGAAAAATCTAAGTTGTGTTGTGTACTTATTTAGCCTTCTCAATAGTTTGGTTGTGTTactgaaacatttt
This genomic window contains:
- the LOC126631600 gene encoding serine/threonine-protein kinase BSK3-like yields the protein MGGQCFKFIPCCWNSQMKAAVLETPDIDNEEKSEVDNLPAFREFTFEQLKKATSGFAVEYIVSEQGEKAPNIVYKGKLENQKRIAVKRFNRMAWPDAQQFLEEARLVGHLRNHRLVNLLGCCCEGDERLLVAEYMPNETLAKHLFHWDAQPMKWVMRLRVVLHLAQALEYCTSKGRAIYHDLNAYRILFDEDGNPRVSTFGLMKNSRDGKSYSTNLAFTPPEYIRNGRVTPESAIYSFGTLLIDLLSGKHIPPSHALDLIRDRNLQMLTDSCLEVQLSNDDGTELARLASRCLQSEPRERPNPKSLVASLTPLQKEDEVPSSVLMGIPHGTSGSSLSPLGEACTRRDLTAIHEILESIGYKDDGMTNELSFQMWTDQMQESLDSKKKGDSAFKHKDFRTTIECYSQFIDVGTMVSPTIFARRSLSYLMSDKPQNAINDAMQAQVVSPVWHIACYLQAVALSALGMDSEAQAALKEGTTLESKRSKAVGQK